In bacterium, the following are encoded in one genomic region:
- a CDS encoding biopolymer transporter ExbD, with product MARQRRAPLPGIAEANIVPLADVVTTLIVVFLLTMPALMWSGIQVNATRAAKSESVVRRENSAEDKLTVLVTAASIQVDGRHVDLPELGRLARERLAASADRTVIVVPEADVRLGNVVTVMDVLKQNGAKGLALLG from the coding sequence ATGGCTCGCCAGCGCCGAGCGCCGCTGCCCGGCATCGCCGAGGCGAACATCGTTCCCCTCGCCGACGTGGTGACGACCCTGATCGTCGTCTTCCTGCTGACGATGCCGGCCCTGATGTGGTCGGGCATCCAGGTCAACGCCACGCGCGCGGCGAAGTCGGAGTCCGTCGTCCGCAGGGAAAACAGCGCCGAGGACAAGCTGACGGTGCTGGTCACGGCGGCCAGCATCCAGGTCGACGGCCGCCACGTCGATCTGCCCGAACTCGGCCGCCTCGCCCGCGAGCGGCTCGCGGCCAGCGCGGATCGCACCGTGATCGTGGTGCCCGAGGCCGATGTGCGTCTGGGCAACGTCGTCACCGTGATGGACGTCCTCAAACAGAACGGGGCCAAGGGGCTGGCGCTCCTCGGC
- a CDS encoding MotA/TolQ/ExbB proton channel family protein produces MLTDNNMMVMFFKSQTMLVLIACSIVVVTFALERWIYFLRTRYSARDFKATMRKHLSRNQLGEFARYCEQGSGSLGRIMAAAVENLSAGREQVDQILDTEIEKEQIKLEKNLVILGTLANIAPLLGLFGTVVGIIRAFRDIAITGSGGSSVIAMGVSEALLTTAAGIVIAVIATVCYNYFTRTIRVRATDAEDARNDFWKYVNSRPVQ; encoded by the coding sequence ATGCTCACGGACAACAACATGATGGTGATGTTCTTCAAGAGCCAGACGATGCTCGTGCTCATCGCGTGCAGCATCGTGGTGGTCACCTTCGCGCTCGAGCGCTGGATCTACTTCCTGCGCACGCGCTACTCGGCGCGCGATTTCAAGGCGACGATGCGCAAGCATCTCTCGCGCAACCAACTCGGCGAGTTCGCCCGCTACTGCGAACAGGGCAGCGGGTCCCTGGGCCGCATCATGGCCGCCGCGGTGGAGAATCTGAGCGCCGGGCGCGAGCAGGTCGATCAGATCCTCGACACCGAGATCGAGAAGGAGCAGATCAAGCTCGAGAAGAACCTGGTCATCCTGGGCACGCTGGCCAACATCGCGCCCCTGCTCGGTCTCTTCGGCACGGTCGTCGGCATCATCCGCGCCTTCCGCGACATCGCCATCACGGGCAGCGGCGGCTCCTCGGTGATCGCCATGGGCGTCTCCGAGGCCCTCCTGACGACGGCCGCCGGCATCGTGATCGCCGTCATCGCGACCGTCTGCTACAACTACTTCACGCGCACGATCCGCGTGCGGGCCACGGACGCCGAGGACGCGCGCAACGACTTCTGGAAGTACGTCAACAGCCGGCCGGTGCAGTGA